One stretch of Macrotis lagotis isolate mMagLag1 chromosome 7, bilby.v1.9.chrom.fasta, whole genome shotgun sequence DNA includes these proteins:
- the LOC141493783 gene encoding putative inactive serine protease 37 isoform X2, translating to MKYIFLFVLLAGEFSFSYTDEQNDDPAPYLVNIKNKFGPCVGVLIHQQWVLAAAHCYLPSLKVKLGNFKKRVRDGTEQTINSVQIIPYWNLSTDSSEHNLMLIKLSKPAVLNEKVQPMALPTKNIPAGTKCVISGLDWSIKNTGKYPDLRQTLTAPLLSDKECQQTKQGKVSKNRICVKFPKTFERFFVEAVLAAVVCKDKIQGIEVGNFLVDNIGVYTNIFHYIPWIQKIMSTR from the exons atgaagtacatttttctttttgttctccttGCTG GTGAATTTTCCTTTAGTTATACAGATGAGCAGAATGATGATCCTGCACCGTACCTtgtaaatatcaaaaataaatttgggCCCTGTGTAGGTGTTCTCATCCATCAGCAGTGGGTCCTGGCAGCTGCTCATTGCTACTTACC AAGCCTCAAAGTGAAGTTGGGAAATTTCAAGAAAAGAGTTAGGGATGGGACCGAGCAGACCATTAATTCTGTCCAAATCATTCCTTATTGGAATTTGAGTACAGATTCTTCTGAACACAACCTCATGCTCATTAAGCTATCCAAACCTGCAGTTCTCAATGAGAAAGTCCAGCCCATGGCCCTGCCCACTAAAAACATCCCTGCAGGCACAAAGTGTGTTATCTCAGGCTTAGACTGGAGCATAAAAAATACTG GCAAGTACCCTGACCTTCGACAAACCCTCACAGCCCCTCTGCTATCAGACAAAGAGTGCCAGCAAACAAAACAAGGAAAAGTCAGCAAGAACAGAATATGTGTGAAATTCCCAAAGACATTTGAGAGATTTTTTGTG gaAGCTGTACTGGCTGCAGTGGTCTGCAAAGACAAGATTCAAGGGATAGAGGTTGGGAATTTCCTGGTAGATAACATTGGTGTCTATACTAACATCTTCCATTATATCCCTTGGATCCAGAAAATTATGTCTACAAGATAA
- the LOC141493783 gene encoding putative inactive serine protease 37 isoform X1, with protein sequence MLYFSNPITWLSSLSFPQGEFSFSYTDEQNDDPAPYLVNIKNKFGPCVGVLIHQQWVLAAAHCYLPSLKVKLGNFKKRVRDGTEQTINSVQIIPYWNLSTDSSEHNLMLIKLSKPAVLNEKVQPMALPTKNIPAGTKCVISGLDWSIKNTGKYPDLRQTLTAPLLSDKECQQTKQGKVSKNRICVKFPKTFERFFVEAVLAAVVCKDKIQGIEVGNFLVDNIGVYTNIFHYIPWIQKIMSTR encoded by the exons ATGCTCTATTTTTCTAATCCTATAACCTGGCTTTCTTCTCTATCTTTCCCCCAAGGTGAATTTTCCTTTAGTTATACAGATGAGCAGAATGATGATCCTGCACCGTACCTtgtaaatatcaaaaataaatttgggCCCTGTGTAGGTGTTCTCATCCATCAGCAGTGGGTCCTGGCAGCTGCTCATTGCTACTTACC AAGCCTCAAAGTGAAGTTGGGAAATTTCAAGAAAAGAGTTAGGGATGGGACCGAGCAGACCATTAATTCTGTCCAAATCATTCCTTATTGGAATTTGAGTACAGATTCTTCTGAACACAACCTCATGCTCATTAAGCTATCCAAACCTGCAGTTCTCAATGAGAAAGTCCAGCCCATGGCCCTGCCCACTAAAAACATCCCTGCAGGCACAAAGTGTGTTATCTCAGGCTTAGACTGGAGCATAAAAAATACTG GCAAGTACCCTGACCTTCGACAAACCCTCACAGCCCCTCTGCTATCAGACAAAGAGTGCCAGCAAACAAAACAAGGAAAAGTCAGCAAGAACAGAATATGTGTGAAATTCCCAAAGACATTTGAGAGATTTTTTGTG gaAGCTGTACTGGCTGCAGTGGTCTGCAAAGACAAGATTCAAGGGATAGAGGTTGGGAATTTCCTGGTAGATAACATTGGTGTCTATACTAACATCTTCCATTATATCCCTTGGATCCAGAAAATTATGTCTACAAGATAA